In Miscanthus floridulus cultivar M001 chromosome 19, ASM1932011v1, whole genome shotgun sequence, the DNA window AAACAAACAACAACCTACTCATATGGATGCTGTGCAGTTGATTTTGAATCCTGTATTCTATAGAACACATAATAATGGGGCTAAATTCCAGGTCATAAATACTTATCCTTGTGACTAAATCCTTCTTTCCCCTCATGCAGCTGGATTTGGAGAAGGGAATGATggattgcctttatgcaaaatgtaaGCATGTAACTCTGTTATCTTGCATTCCTATTATCTTTCTAGTGTCCTGAGCTACCCATTTAATATCCTGTCAACTCTGATTCCTTGTTATGAAGGTACCCCGTGTATCACTGACTGCGTTATGGCTGAGCTTGAAAAACTTGGACAGAAGTATCGTGTGGCCTtgaggtgtgcttctatccaAAGCTGTTGCCATACCGTGGTGTTCAATGTCTTCTTTTGCGTTTATCTGCTTCATTGTCTTCAAATAGAGGTttagctagttttttttttttaatctatgCCTCCTGTTGTCATCTTCCACCTATAAATGTTGATTGCACGTACTTGCAAGTTGCAGTTATATTCGATTCTGCAGTATAACTTTCATCTGACTGTATAACCTAATTTACCTCGCTTACAGAATCGCCAAGGACCCAAGGTTCCAAAGATTGGCATGCACACATAAGGGAACTTATGCTGATGACTGCATTGTGGAGAGGGTCACTCAGGTAAAAGCTCTGCCTTCTTCAACACTCTGTGTTTGTTCGGAGCTCGAGTACTGGGAGTATTCTGTTATGTCCTAACTCTATACAAATTAGGAAGATAGCTCGTGTTAGGGAACTTGTGACTTATAATCATGGCTAGTTAACAGGGACATTGCGTACAGAAGTGAAGTAATGACGTAATGTTGCATAGAATGTATCTTCCTAGTTCCTTCTCAAATGTTGATTTGGATGTAAGTCCAAGTTCTTGAAACATTGGCTGTTCAAATTTCAAACTTCGTGCTGAAATTATTTACTTTATTTTCTAAAATAGTACAATTTACTTTTACCTAATATTTGAGAGTTGTGGCTGATTGCTATGTTTTCCAAAATTCTACTGTATCTATTCCCAAGGTGAACAAAAATAGCACTcgttgtgttttctcccctgaaTTTTTTTTATGTTATTGTCTAAAGTATTGTGTCTATATGTATAGTATCAAAAATTTGTTCCAAGTTAAGCAATTGGAACTTGCATGTGAGTGGTATCAAATATCTGACCTATAGAAGATATGTCCTCTGACTACTCTTATAGTCTTAATATACAGATCTATGGGCTATGCTTTAGCTTTGATTAATTTGCATGTGGGTACTGAGCTTAGTTCATGGTAACATGTTGGAATGCAGTGATCTCCTTTTTGTAGTCAGTGCATTTAATTGCATTAAATTGTATTCTTCACCGTCACAACTCACAATACCTAGTCAATTGTTATATTGGTTTATTTACCTTGTATGTTAGGCATTTTGTTTTATTTGTTCTAAACCATGTATTTTTACGTGACAGCACAAATGCTACATAGTTGCTACTTGTGATAGAGATTTGAAAAGGAGGATAAGAAAGGTATGTTTCGTGTTCGCTGCTCACAGTTCAGGACATGCTTGTTCTAATATCGAAGAAGCTtgttttgcatgcttatatcatGGGCATTTTCTCAATTTCTCAGGTTCCTGGTGTTCCAATCATGTACATCACAAGACACAGGTATTCGATAGAACGGCTCCCTGAGGCCACAATTGGTGGAGGTACGTGATATTTTCATCTGATAAACTCAGTTGATCTGTGCGTTTTCTTTGTCCCCAGCTTATCTTATAATCACACTAGCTTGCAGTACTCTGATGCTTGTATTGGCACTCTTGCAGCACCAAGAATCTGATCAGTGCAGACGCGGGAGATGTTCTGGAATGTTTCACTGTGGCAGCACTTTGTCCATGTGACCAAGTCACTGTTTCATGTCTGAAGCCACTGCGCAGACTGAGGAAGGATAAGAATGCTGCTGTCTAGGTTGAGCTCATTGTAACTACTAAGAAATCTTGTACCAGCTTCACCATTTTACTGTTATCATCCAGATGTAATAGCTTCCGTTTACAATGTTGCCGGATGTCTGAAGTAATTCTTCGCTAGAAGATCAGGCATCCTCTTCCCTTTCAATTGTACGGCAGACCATTTTGAAAATAAAAACCCCTACTGTAGCTTGCTTCTCAATCCTGTGCTCTTgatgctgatttcagcacttttAAATTGCGATGACATTGTTCTGAACACGGTATGGGCTCCTTGCATGATCTGATTGTTAAGTAGTAGTAAGCTGTTCTGGGTACGTTTGAGTTATTGGCTTGTTTCAGTGTTTCAGCTTGGTTTGAGTGGTCCATCATATTCTTGCTCCACACTTTTTTGTTTTATGAGTTTGTAAATGAAATGAGTTTTCCCATCACCTCAGAAGCTAATATGAATTTTTTATTGAAATAATTAGTTGCTCCATTCTAAATTACAGAGATCCATTCACAGCTTTTGCTAcgcatttagatatacactatgtctggaTAAACAGTACAAAAAGTGTATCTAGAAAAAGCCAAAACGGTAAAACATATTATAATTTTGGAATGGAGTGAGTATAAGGGATGGTGAAGTGTGGAGCTAGCTGGTATGGCGGTTTTCTTTGCTTCAGCTAAACAAGGCGTCAGGAAGCTGCGGTCTGCACGGGCTGTCTTGCCTACCGAGCTCGGAGTCGGAGACCGTCTCTGAGACAGGAACGAAAGGACTCCGATTTCCGGGACCGTGTCCGTCTCCTCATCACGCAGGCGCCCATGGGACCATAAAATCTCAAATCGAGAGTAGGCGCTGATGGCACCATAAAATCTCAAATGGAGTACTTACTTGTCCCTAGTATCCGATCCACACGACTGCATCCAGTGCCGTCGTTACGGTACTTCCTCGCGCTGCTAGCAGCTACCATCCCAGATGAGCATGAGGCCAAGAACGAGGACGGCGTCGACGAGCACGGTAGAGACCGCGCGGGGCACGCACGCGTTCAAGGTGGACAGGTACATACTGCATAGGGGCCTCGGCATCGGCGGCTTCGTCAGGTCCGCCACCTTCGGCGTCGGCGGCTACGACTGGTCCATCCGCTTCTACCCCGACGGGTTGCAATCGTCGGCGGACTACGCGGCGGCCTTCCTCGAGCTCATGAGCACCGACGTCGCCGAGGTGATGGCGAGCTTCGACTTGAGGTTGGTCGACCAGGCCACCGGACAGTCCACGGTTTTGCTCGACCAGGGTCCCAAGGCTTTCACCTCCGACATCACCAAGAACCCGTCTGCGGTTTCTGCATGGGGCTTGCCCAAGCTCAAGAAGAGGAGCGAGCTGGAAGCGTCGTCGTCGACGTTCCTGCGCGATGATTGCCTGGTGATAGAGTGCGACGTCACTGTTCCAATGGGCAAACCATGGGTGAGGAAGACCGCCGCCGCCATGAGCCCCGGCTTCGAGGTCGTCGTTCGAGTGCCGCCCTCGGACCTGTCGGACAACCTACGGAGGCTGCTGCAGGAGAAGCAAGGCGCCGATGTGACCTTCAAGGTCCGAGACGAGGTCTTCCCTGCCCACAAGATCATACCCGCGATGCGGTCGCCGGTGTTCAGCGCTGAGTTCTTTGGGCCGGTGGCTGTGGCGGCTGAGAGCACAAGTCAGTGTGTGACCATCGAGGACATGAACCCGGACGTCTTCGGAGCACTCCTTCACTTCGTCTACACGGACACGATGCCCGCAATAATGGACGAGCTCGACGTCAGTGAGAGGAAAGGAGATGGTGCACCTGCTTGTGGCTGCGGATAGGTACGCcatggagaggctgaagctgttGTGCGAGGCCAGTCTTTGCGAGAGCATTGGCGTCGAGGATGTGGCTGACATGGCAGCTTTAGCTGATCGGCATCATTGCGAGGCTCTCGGACATGCCTGCGCTGAGTTTATCGCCTCGTCGAACGAGAACGAGATAGGTGACGTGGTGGCAAGCCAAGGGTACGTGCACCTCAAAAAAACATGCCCTGCTGTGTTGGTAGACATGTTCGAGAAAGTTACTTTGTGGTTTTGTGCGTAATGCAAAGGTGTACGAGGTAGCAGATGAGCATAAGCATCGTCGTCTCTGCTTGTCTTTATGCAGACCAACCTTTTAAAAGGAGACATGCATGAGATGAGACCAATTTTTTAAATCACTGTTTCTGCATTTGTCTTTCGTATCCGAAACTGTGCGCGATAGAGAAGACATTTTGTGATTAAAATCTCTGGGAATGAAGGGATGGGTCCATGTTGATTTGCTTAATTTGAGGTTAGTTTGGTGATCGCGTGTTGACAGATTGGCATTGGCTCCCTTCGTCTAAAAATAATAGCACATCTTGCTAGCTGAGGAGTCAAATTTgttcaaatttgattagatgcaTAGAAAATAGTATCTTTTTTTATTTtagataagtttattataaaaatatatttcacaatcaatccaataataTTTATACTTATTACGCATTATAAATATTGCTcgctctatttcaaattataaaattgttttggcttttctaggacgAAACTACTCCTTCCGTCCCTAAATGTATGTcgttttcgcttcccgagaaacaactttgactaaatatatattaaaaatattaatatttatgatacataattagtatcattggatagatatttgaatctagttttttaataaatttatttggagataaaaCTATTGCAcacattttctataaatcgagtcaaagttatCGGCACGCAAATTGTGGCGACAaacatttagggacggagggagtatgtatctACACAACGCATAGTAAAATAAAGGAAAAAGTCCAATTTACCTCCCTCAACTATTGCAATCGTCCGATATTCCTCCCTGATCTACAAAACCTGTTTTTTTAATCTCCCTCAACTTTTGAAAACCATTCACTTTTGCACCTTGAGTGGTTTTGATAGTTGTTTTGCTGATGTGGTGCCACATCAACATCAGAGGACGTAAATCGGACTAAGTTGAAAAGTAGGTAAATCgactacaaatattttttataaatatatattttttcaaaaaattataAACATATATTTacatgaaaaaataatataattaaAAACCCTAAAACCTGGTTTAATCTTAGAAAAATTCATACAAAATTTGTTTTgctcgaaaaattatgaaactagtttagatttttttttctgaaaccaTGCTCTATTTTATGGTGTCTGGCTTGAAATATCTTGTTCGTGTCACTTGATTCTACCTGTACAAATATCATGACGTGTGTGCCACCATCTAGATTTTCATACCACATTAGCAAAGCTGCTATCCATTGCCTCCACTTGTTGCTAAAACCTAGAGCCTGGAGCACCTCCAGCAAGAAATTCCACCCTATCGAATCAAATGCCTTTGAAATATCTAATTTGATGAAGAGAGCCGACCTTTTGTTTTTATGTAGCAACTGAATTACTCTTTGCACGTAGATGAAGTTATCG includes these proteins:
- the LOC136527660 gene encoding uncharacterized protein; the protein is MGKAKGKGPKFAAVKKIITKKTINKYKEDVLNHKKKDADKEKLGRNVPQVSSALFFSYNTALGPPYRVIVDTNFINFSIQNKLDLEKGMMDCLYAKCTPCITDCVMAELEKLGQKYRVALRIAKDPRFQRLACTHKGTYADDCIVERVTQHKCYIVATCDRDLKRRIRKVPGVPIMYITRHRYSIERLPEATIGGAPRI